Proteins from a genomic interval of Bradyrhizobium sp. CCBAU 53340:
- a CDS encoding ANTAR domain-containing response regulator, which translates to MSAEQSPKIVIVDESPIRAAILEEGLREAGFTQVVHIREMQSLLARIYAVDPDIILIDLENPSRDVLEAMFQVSRAVKRPIAMFVDQSDSASIQASVEAGVSAYIVDGLKKERIKPILDLCVSRFNAFAKLQEELERTKSQLEDRKIIEKAKGILMKVKGLTEDEAYVLLRSTAMREKKKIGEIAQSIITASEMLK; encoded by the coding sequence ATGAGCGCCGAACAGTCGCCCAAAATCGTGATCGTCGACGAAAGCCCGATCCGGGCCGCGATCCTCGAGGAGGGGTTGCGAGAGGCCGGATTCACGCAGGTCGTCCATATCCGCGAGATGCAGAGCCTCTTGGCCCGTATTTATGCGGTCGACCCCGACATCATCCTGATCGATCTGGAAAACCCCAGCCGTGACGTGCTGGAGGCGATGTTCCAGGTCAGCCGCGCCGTGAAACGGCCGATCGCCATGTTCGTCGATCAGAGCGATTCAGCCTCGATCCAGGCTTCGGTCGAGGCGGGGGTGTCCGCCTACATCGTCGACGGGCTGAAGAAGGAACGGATCAAGCCGATCCTGGACCTCTGCGTGTCCCGCTTCAACGCCTTCGCCAAGCTCCAGGAGGAACTGGAGCGCACCAAGTCGCAGCTCGAGGACCGCAAGATCATCGAGAAGGCCAAGGGCATCCTGATGAAGGTCAAGGGTCTCACCGAGGACGAGGCCTATGTGCTGCTGCGCTCCACCGCCATGCGCGAGAAGAAGAAAATCGGCGAGATCGCCCAGTCGATCATCACCGCGTCGGAGATGCTGAAATGA
- a CDS encoding cytochrome c, whose translation MNNSREVSVAPRSVVFVAAHLAFLAGSHALAAQSDEFKLVTPPLSISRDILRPPAATLPVPAGYTRDDILHGDRVFHGEAANGQCSVCHGADGKGTPNGNDLTVGMFVWSDGSVRELKRTILHNMAVAPGMDGDLKPEDVDAVAAYVWAISHPPE comes from the coding sequence GTGAACAATTCCAGGGAGGTGTCTGTGGCCCCGCGTTCCGTGGTCTTTGTAGCGGCACACCTGGCATTCCTCGCGGGATCTCACGCACTCGCGGCGCAATCGGACGAGTTCAAGCTTGTTACGCCGCCGCTCAGCATATCCAGGGACATCTTACGGCCGCCTGCCGCGACCTTGCCGGTCCCGGCGGGATATACGAGGGATGACATTCTGCACGGCGACCGCGTGTTTCACGGGGAAGCCGCGAACGGGCAGTGCAGCGTCTGTCACGGTGCGGACGGGAAGGGAACACCGAATGGCAACGACCTGACTGTCGGTATGTTCGTTTGGAGCGACGGCAGTGTCAGAGAGCTGAAGCGCACGATCTTGCACAACATGGCCGTGGCCCCCGGAATGGACGGCGACCTGAAGCCAGAGGATGTTGATGCAGTCGCAGCCTATGTCTGGGCCATCAGTCATCCGCCCGAGTGA
- the rimO gene encoding 30S ribosomal protein S12 methylthiotransferase RimO, translated as MERAPRISFTSLGCPKALVDSERIITRLRAEGYELARKHDGADIVIVNTCGFLDSAKQESLSAIGDAMAENGKVIVTGCMGAEPEQIEQAYPGVLSITGPQQYESVLNAVHRALPPAHNPHLDLVPPQGIKLTPRHYAYLKISEGCNNRCTFCIIPKLRGDLVSRPANDVLREAERLVGAGVKELLVISQDTSAYGVDLKYAESPWKDRQVRAKFLDLARELGELGAWVRLQYVYPYPHVDEVIALMNEGKVLPYLDIPFQHASPEVLKAMKRPAAQDKTLARIKRWREECPDLALRSTFIVGFPGETDSDFAYLLDWLDEAEIDRLGCFKYEPVAGATSNAIANPVPEEVKQERYNALMARQQKISARRLKRKVGTRQQIIIDEVGPTVAKGRSKADAPEIDGAVYLSSRRPLRVGEIVTAKIERADQYDLHGSVAGF; from the coding sequence ATGGAAAGAGCGCCGCGCATTTCATTCACGTCACTCGGCTGCCCCAAGGCATTGGTGGATTCCGAGCGCATCATCACGCGCCTGCGCGCGGAGGGCTACGAGCTCGCCCGCAAGCATGACGGCGCCGACATCGTCATCGTCAACACCTGTGGCTTCCTCGACAGCGCCAAGCAGGAATCGCTCTCGGCGATCGGCGATGCCATGGCCGAGAACGGCAAGGTGATCGTGACGGGCTGCATGGGCGCCGAGCCCGAGCAGATCGAGCAGGCCTATCCCGGCGTGCTCTCGATCACGGGACCGCAGCAGTACGAGAGCGTGCTCAATGCCGTGCATCGCGCGCTGCCGCCGGCGCACAATCCGCATCTCGACTTGGTGCCGCCGCAGGGTATCAAGCTGACGCCGCGCCACTACGCCTATTTGAAGATCTCCGAGGGCTGCAACAACCGCTGCACGTTCTGCATCATCCCGAAACTGCGCGGCGACCTCGTCTCGCGTCCGGCCAACGACGTGCTGCGCGAGGCCGAGCGCCTGGTCGGCGCGGGCGTGAAGGAACTGCTGGTCATCTCGCAAGACACTTCGGCCTATGGCGTCGATCTCAAATATGCCGAGAGCCCGTGGAAGGACCGCCAGGTCCGCGCGAAATTTCTGGATCTCGCGCGCGAGCTCGGCGAGCTCGGGGCCTGGGTCCGGCTGCAATATGTCTACCCCTACCCGCATGTCGACGAAGTCATCGCGCTGATGAACGAGGGCAAGGTGCTGCCGTACCTGGACATTCCGTTCCAGCATGCGAGCCCCGAGGTGCTGAAGGCGATGAAGCGCCCGGCAGCGCAGGACAAGACCTTGGCGCGTATCAAGCGCTGGCGCGAGGAATGCCCTGACCTTGCGCTGCGCTCGACTTTCATCGTCGGCTTCCCCGGCGAGACCGATTCCGACTTCGCCTATCTGCTCGACTGGCTGGATGAGGCCGAGATCGATCGCCTCGGCTGCTTCAAATACGAGCCGGTTGCGGGCGCGACGTCGAATGCGATCGCCAATCCCGTGCCGGAAGAGGTCAAGCAGGAGCGCTACAATGCGCTCATGGCACGCCAGCAGAAGATTTCCGCACGCCGCCTGAAGCGGAAGGTCGGCACGCGCCAGCAGATCATCATCGACGAGGTCGGACCGACCGTCGCCAAGGGGCGCTCCAAGGCCGATGCGCCGGAGATCGACGGCGCGGTGTACCTATCGAGCCGTCGCCCCTTGCGCGTCGGCGAGATTGTCACTGCGAAGATCGAGCGTGCGGATCAATACGATCTGCACGGCAGCGTCGCGGGGTTCTGA
- a CDS encoding acetylornithine transaminase translates to MTTHPYDALMDITARPKTVFVRGAGSYLWDDSRKRYLDFVQGWAVNCLGHSPSVVADALSAQAKRLLTPSPAFYNEPSLKLAQALVENSAFDQVFFANSGAEANEGAIKLARKFGSLHRNGAFEIISFEGGFHGRTLATMSASGKKAFEPLFEPKVSGFKKAKLNDIGSVEKLISGNTVAVMLEPIQGESGVWPATDQFLQELRALTEAHGLLLIFDEIQTGMGRTGKLFHYEHTGIAPDIMTLGKGIGGGVPLAALLATERASCFAHGDQGGTFNGNPVMCAAGLAVLEEVGKPEFLKQVTETGLLLESELQKVSARHGLGGVRGRGLLLALDLKLPIAPAIVAQAFEAGVLLNAPQVDSLRFMPALNVTKAEIAEMIGCLDEILTKAGAARRVA, encoded by the coding sequence ATGACGACGCATCCGTATGACGCGCTGATGGACATCACCGCACGGCCCAAGACCGTGTTCGTCCGCGGCGCCGGCTCGTATCTCTGGGACGACAGCCGCAAGCGCTATCTCGATTTCGTGCAGGGCTGGGCCGTGAACTGCCTCGGCCACTCCCCGTCCGTGGTCGCCGACGCGCTGAGTGCGCAGGCCAAGCGGCTGCTGACGCCGAGCCCGGCCTTCTACAACGAGCCGAGCCTGAAGCTGGCGCAGGCGCTGGTCGAGAACAGCGCCTTCGACCAGGTGTTCTTCGCCAACTCGGGTGCGGAGGCCAATGAGGGCGCGATCAAGCTCGCGCGCAAATTTGGCAGCCTGCACAGGAACGGCGCGTTCGAGATCATCAGCTTCGAAGGCGGCTTCCATGGCCGGACGCTGGCGACGATGTCAGCTTCAGGCAAGAAGGCGTTCGAGCCGCTGTTCGAGCCGAAGGTCTCAGGCTTCAAGAAGGCGAAGCTGAACGACATCGGCTCGGTGGAGAAGCTGATCAGCGGCAACACCGTCGCGGTGATGCTCGAGCCGATCCAGGGCGAGTCAGGCGTGTGGCCGGCAACCGATCAGTTCCTGCAGGAGCTGCGTGCGCTGACCGAGGCGCACGGCCTGCTGCTCATTTTCGACGAGATCCAGACCGGCATGGGCCGGACCGGAAAACTCTTCCACTATGAGCACACCGGCATCGCGCCCGACATCATGACGCTCGGCAAGGGCATCGGCGGCGGCGTGCCGCTCGCAGCCTTGCTTGCGACCGAACGCGCCTCCTGCTTCGCGCACGGCGACCAGGGCGGCACGTTCAACGGCAATCCGGTGATGTGCGCGGCCGGTCTTGCCGTGCTCGAGGAGGTTGGCAAGCCGGAATTCCTGAAACAGGTCACCGAGACCGGTCTGCTGCTCGAAAGCGAATTGCAGAAGGTCTCGGCCCGGCACGGCCTCGGCGGTGTACGTGGCCGTGGCCTGCTGCTCGCGCTCGACCTCAAGCTGCCGATCGCGCCCGCGATCGTCGCGCAAGCCTTCGAAGCCGGCGTGCTGCTGAACGCACCGCAGGTCGACAGCTTGCGCTTCATGCCGGCGCTGAACGTCACGAAGGCAGAGATCGCCGAGATGATCGGCTGTCTCGACGAGATTTTGACCAAGGCCGGCGCGGCAAGACGCGTGGCGTAA
- a CDS encoding formate/nitrite transporter family protein, translating to MDYAKPSDVVASMVDASLKKLALAPRDIMIRGAISGALLGAATTLALTGAVTTGQPIVGALIFPVSLVMIVLLGLELVTGSFAIVPLARLEGKASWNAVIANWSWVFVANLLGSIFVGALIAISLTNMGKLEVAGVAAKIVAVAEAKTIGNAAIGTAGMVSVFVKAILCNWLVCLGVVMAMTSTSTVGKIAATWLPIFLFFALGYEHAVVNMFVIPTGMMLGAKVSISDWWLWNQIPVTLGNLVGGFVFTGLALYATYKPAKPAAEMAQVAVQAAE from the coding sequence ATGGATTACGCGAAACCCTCCGATGTTGTGGCCTCGATGGTCGATGCCAGCCTGAAGAAGCTGGCACTCGCTCCGCGCGACATCATGATCCGCGGTGCGATTTCAGGCGCGCTGCTCGGCGCGGCCACCACGCTCGCGCTGACCGGCGCGGTGACGACGGGACAGCCGATCGTCGGCGCGCTGATCTTTCCGGTCAGCCTCGTGATGATCGTGCTGCTCGGACTCGAGCTCGTGACCGGAAGCTTCGCCATCGTGCCGCTCGCGCGTCTTGAAGGCAAGGCGAGCTGGAATGCGGTCATCGCCAATTGGTCCTGGGTTTTCGTCGCCAATCTGCTCGGCAGCATCTTCGTCGGTGCATTGATCGCGATCTCGCTCACCAACATGGGCAAGCTCGAGGTCGCCGGCGTCGCCGCGAAGATCGTTGCGGTTGCCGAGGCCAAGACCATCGGCAACGCCGCGATCGGCACCGCCGGCATGGTCTCGGTGTTCGTCAAGGCGATCCTCTGCAACTGGCTGGTCTGTCTCGGCGTCGTGATGGCGATGACCTCGACCTCCACGGTCGGCAAGATCGCGGCGACCTGGCTGCCGATCTTCCTGTTCTTCGCGCTCGGCTACGAGCATGCCGTGGTCAACATGTTCGTGATCCCAACCGGCATGATGCTCGGCGCCAAGGTCAGCATCTCCGATTGGTGGCTCTGGAATCAGATCCCCGTGACGCTCGGTAATCTCGTCGGCGGCTTCGTCTTCACCGGCCTTGCGCTCTACGCGACGTACAAGCCCGCCAAGCCTGCGGCCGAAATGGCGCAGGTTGCGGTCCAGGCAGCAGAGTAG
- a CDS encoding CmpA/NrtA family ABC transporter substrate-binding protein, whose protein sequence is MTAPLRIGFIPLVDAAALIVAVDKGFTAAEGLEVELVREVSWSNVRDKLNIGLFDAAHLLAPVAIASSLGLGHVKVPIAAPFNLGINGNAITVSPALHAALMEQIDGDRFDPLATAKALAKVVAIRRKAGLEPLTFGMTFPFSTHNYQLRFWMAAAGVDPDEDVRLVVLPPPYMVDSLRSGHVDAFCVGAPWNSIAVDLGIGHILHFVSDILARAAEKVLAVRQVWADKNPDVVAALVRAAVKAAEFIENPDNLVEAARILAQPERIGVDAEVIQRSLTGRLKISPEGTVRESDRYLLVGREEAGRPDPVQAAWLYAQMVRWGQTALSGEALKTAMAVFRPDLYDAAVGSSGGGQVSTPFGAFAGPAFDPTDLGGYLASFKVARRAP, encoded by the coding sequence ATGACCGCTCCCCTTCGCATCGGATTCATCCCGCTGGTCGACGCCGCCGCGCTGATCGTCGCCGTCGACAAGGGCTTCACCGCGGCCGAAGGGCTCGAGGTCGAGCTGGTGCGCGAAGTGTCCTGGTCCAACGTTCGCGACAAGCTGAATATCGGCCTGTTCGATGCGGCACATCTGCTTGCGCCTGTGGCCATCGCATCCTCGCTCGGGCTCGGCCACGTCAAGGTACCGATCGCCGCGCCCTTCAATCTCGGCATCAACGGCAATGCCATCACGGTCTCGCCGGCGCTCCATGCCGCGCTGATGGAGCAGATCGACGGCGACCGCTTTGACCCGCTCGCCACTGCAAAGGCGCTGGCGAAGGTCGTCGCCATCAGGCGCAAGGCGGGCCTCGAGCCGCTGACCTTCGGCATGACCTTTCCGTTCTCCACGCACAATTACCAGCTGCGGTTCTGGATGGCGGCGGCCGGCGTCGATCCGGATGAGGACGTGCGCCTGGTGGTGCTGCCGCCGCCTTACATGGTGGATAGCCTCAGAAGCGGCCATGTCGATGCGTTCTGCGTCGGCGCGCCCTGGAATTCGATCGCGGTCGATCTCGGCATCGGCCACATCCTGCATTTCGTCTCCGACATCCTGGCGCGCGCAGCCGAGAAGGTGCTGGCGGTGCGTCAGGTCTGGGCCGACAAGAACCCGGACGTGGTGGCAGCGCTGGTGCGTGCGGCGGTGAAGGCGGCCGAGTTCATCGAGAACCCGGACAACCTGGTCGAGGCGGCGCGGATCCTGGCGCAGCCCGAGCGGATCGGCGTCGATGCCGAGGTGATCCAGCGTTCGCTGACCGGGCGCCTGAAGATCTCGCCGGAGGGCACGGTGCGCGAGAGCGATCGCTATCTGCTGGTCGGACGCGAAGAGGCAGGGCGACCGGATCCGGTGCAGGCCGCCTGGCTCTACGCCCAGATGGTGCGCTGGGGGCAGACAGCCCTGAGCGGCGAAGCGCTCAAGACGGCGATGGCCGTGTTCCGGCCGGACCTCTACGATGCTGCCGTCGGGTCCAGCGGAGGAGGCCAGGTCAGCACCCCGTTCGGCGCCTTCGCCGGACCGGCTTTTGACCCCACGGATCTCGGCGGCTATCTGGCCTCGTTCAAGGTCGCTCGACGGGCTCCATAG
- a CDS encoding sulfite reductase subunit alpha, whose protein sequence is MTQMSVPPKIEIIPANAPFSEGQRLWLNGFLVGMLGLDGSTALSPIDNVALLAPQGDGDDGEAPWHDPAMAIADRMKLAEGRPLRRRMMAAMAQQDCGQCGYNCADYSDSIANKSEARLNLCAPGGKETARMLKQLFEEIDKAPAAKPAGGAAAPAASTPAVPEVKAELGRARENPAEATFLSRRLLNKAGSEKETYHVEFDLSESKLDYVVGDSFGVFARNDLGLVDQIIALLGASHTTKVNNKTLREALVEDVSLSPAPDKLFELLSFITGGAQREKARALAQGEDPDGDAATLDVMAALQKFSGTRPHPEAFVEALEPLQPRLYSISSSHNATPGKLSLTVDSVRYVIGKRKRLGVASTFLGERINEGDKLKVYVQKAHGFGLPQDPKTPVIMIGPGTGVAPFRAFLLDRKATGAQGKNWLFFGHQRSDCDFFYRDELNAMKTSGLLTRLSLAWSRDGEKKFYVQDRMRELGREVWTWLAEGAHLYICGDAKRMAKDVERALVDIVAQFGARSTDEAVSFVADLKKKGRFQADVY, encoded by the coding sequence ATGACCCAGATGTCCGTGCCTCCCAAGATCGAGATCATTCCGGCCAATGCACCGTTCAGCGAAGGCCAGCGGCTGTGGCTGAACGGCTTTCTCGTCGGCATGCTCGGCCTTGACGGCTCGACGGCGCTGTCGCCGATCGACAACGTGGCCTTGCTGGCACCGCAAGGCGATGGCGATGACGGGGAGGCGCCCTGGCATGATCCGGCCATGGCCATCGCCGATCGCATGAAGCTCGCGGAAGGACGTCCGCTTCGGCGCCGCATGATGGCGGCGATGGCGCAGCAGGATTGCGGTCAGTGCGGCTACAATTGCGCCGATTATTCGGACTCGATCGCCAACAAGAGCGAAGCCCGCCTCAACCTCTGCGCCCCGGGCGGCAAGGAGACGGCGCGGATGCTCAAGCAACTGTTCGAGGAGATCGACAAGGCGCCGGCGGCGAAGCCTGCCGGCGGAGCTGCCGCTCCCGCCGCGAGCACTCCCGCTGTGCCCGAGGTGAAGGCCGAGCTCGGCCGTGCGCGCGAAAATCCGGCTGAAGCTACCTTCCTGTCGCGCCGCCTGCTCAACAAGGCCGGCTCGGAGAAGGAAACCTACCACGTCGAGTTCGATCTCTCCGAGAGCAAGCTCGACTACGTCGTCGGCGATTCCTTCGGCGTGTTCGCGCGCAACGACCTTGGCCTGGTCGACCAGATCATCGCGCTGCTCGGCGCCTCCCATACCACCAAGGTCAACAACAAGACGCTGCGCGAGGCGCTGGTCGAGGACGTTTCTCTTTCTCCCGCACCCGATAAGCTGTTCGAGCTGCTCTCCTTCATCACCGGCGGCGCGCAGCGCGAGAAGGCGAGGGCGCTGGCGCAGGGCGAGGATCCCGATGGCGATGCCGCAACGCTCGACGTGATGGCGGCGCTGCAGAAGTTTTCGGGCACGCGGCCGCATCCGGAAGCCTTCGTCGAGGCGCTGGAGCCGCTGCAGCCGCGGCTTTACTCGATCTCCTCGTCGCACAATGCGACGCCCGGCAAGCTGTCGCTTACGGTCGATTCCGTGCGCTATGTCATCGGCAAGCGCAAGCGCCTCGGCGTCGCCTCGACCTTCCTCGGCGAGCGCATCAACGAGGGCGACAAGCTCAAGGTCTACGTGCAGAAGGCGCATGGTTTCGGGCTGCCGCAGGATCCGAAGACGCCTGTCATCATGATCGGTCCCGGCACCGGCGTTGCGCCGTTCCGCGCCTTCCTGCTCGACCGCAAGGCAACCGGCGCGCAGGGCAAGAACTGGCTGTTCTTCGGCCATCAGCGCAGCGATTGCGATTTCTTCTACCGCGATGAGCTCAACGCGATGAAGACTTCAGGGCTGCTGACGCGTCTGTCGCTGGCCTGGTCGCGCGACGGCGAGAAGAAGTTCTACGTGCAGGACCGCATGCGCGAGCTCGGCCGCGAAGTGTGGACGTGGCTCGCCGAGGGCGCGCATCTCTACATCTGCGGCGATGCCAAGCGCATGGCCAAGGACGTCGAGCGCGCGCTGGTCGACATCGTCGCCCAGTTCGGCGCACGCTCGACCGACGAGGCTGTCAGCTTCGTCGCCGATCTCAAGAAGAAGGGGCGGTTCCAGGCTGACGTGTACTAA
- a CDS encoding NirA family protein, whose product MKLDTTPTADFSDEQKRYLEGFMSGMQVGRVGRAFAAGGAPAAGAPAEPTGPDAAAIKAQDKLIAAGKKLADQEKFKREMHPFDAYERLKDQARNNANPTPADNFRWRYYGIFWVAPAQTSYMARLRIPNGILKHWQMSGLADIAESCGGGYTHVTTRANFQIREIEPKNAVKLIEGVQDIGLCSRGAGADNIRNVTGTPTAGIDPQELLDTRPYAREWHYHILNDRSLFGLPRKFNVAFDGAGKIAALEETNDIAFTAVEVKDGFGIEPGVWFKLGLGGITGHKDFAKYSGIVVRPEDATAVADAIVRVFIEHGDRTNRNKARLKYVLDTMGHDGFLKLVEERLKKPFSRVPAEALLPRPLSDRMAHIGVHKQKQAGLNWIGVALPVGKLTCEQMRGLAKIAQDLGDGDIRLTVWQNLLISGVRDENVALVTAAVEKLGLATEVSNVRAGLIACTGNAGCKFAASDTKRHAAAIGDWCDERVKLDTPLNIHLTGCHHSCAQHYISDIGLIAAKVPGASEDDQVEGYHLFTGGGFGPDADIGQEVFHDVKAEDVPVRVEGLLKAYLANRASPEETFLTFSRRHDSEALRKLAEAEVTA is encoded by the coding sequence ATGAAACTCGATACCACCCCCACGGCTGATTTCTCCGACGAGCAGAAGCGCTATCTCGAAGGCTTCATGTCCGGCATGCAGGTCGGGCGTGTCGGACGCGCTTTTGCAGCCGGCGGCGCGCCTGCGGCCGGCGCTCCTGCCGAGCCGACCGGACCGGACGCTGCCGCGATCAAGGCGCAGGACAAGCTCATTGCGGCAGGCAAGAAGCTCGCCGACCAGGAGAAGTTCAAGCGCGAGATGCATCCCTTCGACGCCTATGAGCGGCTGAAGGACCAGGCCCGCAACAACGCCAATCCGACGCCGGCGGACAATTTCCGCTGGCGCTATTACGGCATCTTCTGGGTGGCGCCGGCGCAGACCTCCTACATGGCGCGCCTGCGCATTCCCAACGGCATCCTGAAGCACTGGCAGATGTCGGGTCTCGCCGACATCGCCGAAAGCTGTGGCGGCGGCTATACCCATGTCACCACGCGCGCCAACTTCCAGATCCGCGAGATCGAGCCAAAGAACGCGGTCAAGCTGATCGAGGGCGTCCAGGACATCGGCCTGTGCTCGCGCGGCGCCGGCGCCGACAACATCCGCAACGTCACGGGCACACCGACGGCCGGCATCGATCCGCAGGAGTTGCTGGACACGCGCCCCTATGCGCGCGAGTGGCACTATCACATCCTCAACGACCGCTCGCTGTTCGGCTTGCCGCGCAAGTTCAACGTCGCCTTTGACGGCGCCGGCAAGATCGCAGCGCTCGAGGAGACCAACGACATCGCCTTCACCGCGGTCGAGGTGAAGGACGGCTTCGGCATCGAGCCCGGTGTGTGGTTCAAGCTCGGCCTCGGCGGCATCACCGGCCACAAGGACTTTGCGAAATATTCGGGCATCGTCGTTCGCCCTGAAGACGCGACCGCTGTCGCCGATGCCATCGTGCGCGTCTTCATCGAGCATGGCGACCGCACCAATCGCAACAAGGCGCGGCTCAAATACGTGCTCGACACGATGGGCCACGATGGCTTCCTCAAGCTGGTCGAGGAGCGCCTCAAGAAGCCGTTCTCACGCGTACCAGCGGAAGCGCTTCTGCCGCGCCCCTTGTCCGATCGCATGGCCCATATCGGCGTGCACAAGCAGAAGCAGGCCGGGCTCAACTGGATCGGCGTGGCGCTGCCGGTCGGCAAGCTCACCTGCGAGCAGATGCGGGGGCTCGCCAAGATCGCGCAGGATCTCGGCGACGGCGATATCCGCCTCACGGTCTGGCAGAACCTCTTGATCTCGGGCGTGCGCGACGAGAACGTCGCGCTCGTCACCGCCGCGGTCGAGAAGCTTGGCCTCGCCACTGAGGTTTCGAACGTTCGCGCCGGCCTGATCGCCTGCACCGGCAATGCCGGCTGCAAGTTCGCGGCGTCCGACACCAAGCGCCATGCGGCCGCAATCGGCGACTGGTGCGACGAGCGCGTCAAACTCGACACGCCGCTCAACATCCATCTGACCGGCTGCCATCATTCCTGTGCCCAGCACTACATCTCGGACATCGGCCTGATCGCGGCCAAGGTGCCGGGTGCGAGCGAGGATGACCAGGTCGAGGGCTATCACCTCTTCACCGGCGGCGGCTTCGGCCCCGATGCCGATATCGGGCAGGAGGTATTCCACGACGTGAAGGCCGAGGATGTGCCTGTCAGGGTCGAGGGCCTGCTCAAGGCCTATCTCGCCAACCGTGCCTCGCCTGAAGAGACGTTCCTGACCTTCTCCCGTCGCCATGACAGTGAAGCCCTGCGCAAGCTCGCCGAAGCGGAAGTAACAGCATGA